In Tiliqua scincoides isolate rTilSci1 chromosome 1, rTilSci1.hap2, whole genome shotgun sequence, the following are encoded in one genomic region:
- the TIMM9 gene encoding mitochondrial import inner membrane translocase subunit Tim9, with protein sequence MAGQISESDQIKQFKEFLGTYNKLTETCFLDCVKDFTSRQVKPEEMTCAEHCLQKYLKMTQRISMRFQEYHIQQNEALAAKAGLLGPPH encoded by the exons ATGGCTGGGCAAATATCAGAATCTGACCAGATCAAGCAG TTCAAGGAATTTCTTGGAACATACAACAAACTGACAGAAACCTGCTTCCTGGATTGTGTGAAAGACTTCACTAGCCGACAAGTCAAGCCAGAAGAG ATGACATGTGCAGAACACTGCTTACAGAAGTATTTAAAAATGACCCAGAGGATATCTATGAGATTTCAAGAATACCATATTCAGCAGAATGAAGCGCTGGCTGCTAAAGCAGGACTTCTTGGCCCACCTCATTAG